In Aegilops tauschii subsp. strangulata cultivar AL8/78 chromosome 3, Aet v6.0, whole genome shotgun sequence, one genomic interval encodes:
- the LOC141043079 gene encoding uncharacterized protein, which yields MLVPCFTANYFVLPASGTRGGMILAASNRFFALSNYQATPGTISASVSMLNDRIAWTITCVYGPQGESEKVAFIEELRALSATTGRQWLLLGDFNLITKAADKSNANINHRLIGKFRGALDFMQLKELRMCGRRFTWSNEQANLVMTKIDHVFHSDDWDLLFPNAHLQAISTTCSDHAPLFLQGCVDNARKPSFKFEEFWLRLPGFHDAVAAVWNKLVLSRDALRTIHIKLCRTAKALRKWQKERVGVLNTQIAVAKEIIWRLDVAEEGRPLSESERVLRRQLKASYLGLLAIQKTIRTNVGLAITTEDKERALLDHFQGHLGRPTRRSKRLAWENIGMQRHDLSQLDSPFDEEEIKEAVFSMPSVKVPGPDGFIGAFFKSCWEIIKTDVVAAILQLADLRGDCVGLINSANIILLPKKADATRIGDYRPISLIHIISKIFSKLLANRLAPLPPR from the exons ATGCTTGTTCCTTGCTTCACCGCCAATTACTTTGTCTTGCCTGCATCCGGCACTAGAGGAGGAATGATCTTGGCCGCGTCGAACCGCTTCTTCGCGCTGTCAAACTACCAGGCTACTCCGGGCACCATCTCCGCCTCTGTCTCCATGCTAAATGATCGCATTGCCTGGACCATCACTTGCGTCTATGGTCCTCAGGGTGAGTCAGAGAAGGTGGCTTTCATTGAGGAGTTGAGGGCTCTCTCTGCCACAACTGGAAGGCAGTGGCTTCTTTTGGGGGATTTCAATCTGATCACTAAAGCGGCGGACAAGAGCAACGCCAACATCAATCATCGTCTCATTGGGAAATTCCGCGGGGCCCTTGACTTCATGCAGCTAAAAGAGCTACGTATGTGTGGGAGGCGCTTCACCTGGTCCAACGAGCAAGCAAATCTGGTCATGACCAAGATTGACCACGTTTTCCACTCCGATGACTGGGATTTGCTCTTCCCAAATGCGCATCTCCAGGCCATCTCAACGACCTGCTCCGACCATGCCCCGCTATTCCTTCAGGGGTGCGTCGACAATGCGAGGAAGCCATCCTTCAAGTTTGAGGAGTTCTGGCTGCGACTCCCCGGCTTCCATGATGCGGTCGCGGCCGTGTGGAACAAGCTCGTCCTTTCCCGGGATGCCCTCCGTACGATTCATATCAAGTTGTGCCGAACCGCGAAGGCTTTGCGCAAATGGCAAAAAGAGAGGGTTGGTGTTCTAAACACCCAGATTGCGGTGGCAAAGGAGATCATCtggcgtctggacgtcgccgagGAAGGGCGGCCGCTGTCAGAATCTGAGAGGGTTTTGAGGAGACAACTCAAGGCTTCCtaccttggccttcttgccatCCAGAAG ACAATCAGGACCAACGTCGGGCTGGCAATTACAACTGAAGACAAGGAGCGGGCCCTCCTCGACCACTTCCAAGGACACCTCGGAAGGCCGACACGGCGATCCAAACGCCTGGCCTGGGAGAACATCGGTATGCAGCGCCACGACCTATCTCAGCTGGACTCCCCGTTCGATGAAGAAGAGATCAAGGAGGCAGTTTTCTCTATGCCTTCGGTCAAGGTGCCAGGACCGGACGGGTTCATTGGCGCCTTCTTCAAGTCCTGCTGGGAGATTATCAAGACCGACGTCGTGGCCGCAATCCTACAACTGGCAGATCTACGGGGTGATTGCGTCGGGCTGATCAACTCGGCGAACATAATTCTGCTGCCAAAGAAGGCAGACGCCACCAGGATTGGGGACTACCGCCCAATCAGCCTCATCCACATCATCTCAAAGATTTTCTCGAAGTTGTTAGCAAACCGGCTCGCCCCTCTGCCCCCACGCTAG